The DNA segment TGCCGCTGCTGGTGCTCGCGGTCGTCGCCTCGATCTTCCTGCACGGTGCGATCTTCATCGGCCCCGTCGTCTGGCTGCTCCTGCTGTCCGGCATGGGGCGCCGACCTCACCACCGCTAGGCCTCAGCCGAACCAGCGCAGCAGCTCGGGGACCAGCCCGCCCTCGTCGAAGGGCACGCTGACGGCGTCCGCCACCGCCCGGACCTCGGGCGGGGCCTCGGGCAGGGCGACGCCCCGACCGGCCCACTGCAGCATCTCGATGTCGTTGCGCCCGTCGCCGGCGGCCAGCACGTCCTCGGCCTTGACCCCGAGGTCGGCGGCGATCTGGGCGAGCGCCGTCGCCTTGTTCACGCCCTCGGGCGCGATGTCGAGCCACGCGCTCCAGCCGACGAAGTAGGTGACGCCCTGCAGCCCGAGGTGCGAAGCCAGGGCGATGAACTCCTCGACCGAACGCCGCGGGTCCCGCAGGATCACGCGGGTCACCGGCAGCGCGCTGAGCTCCTCGGCGCTCTGCACGACCAGCTCACCGGTGAGGTCGCCCTCGGGGAAGTGGTCGTTCAGGCGGTAGCCGCGCCCGATCTCCTCCACCGCGATGAGCGTCCCGGGAGCGAACTCCTCCACCCGCTCGATCACCTCGCGCGGGTCGAAGGTGATGGCCTGGACGATCTCCTGCGGCGGGTAGGACACGATCACGGCCCCGTTGGAGCAGACGGTGAGGCCGGGCGGCAGCCCGAGCTGCTCGACGAGGTCGACCGTGCTGTGCCAGGAACGTCCGGTGGCCAGCACGACCGGCACGCCGGCGGCGATCACGCGGCCGATCGCGTCGGCCATGGCGGCGGAGAGCATGCCGTCGCGGTCGACCACCGTGCCGTCGACGTCGAGCGCGACCAGGCGCGGTCGCCAGCCGGGGTGCCCCTCGGGCCACGTGGACGTCATCGACGCCTCAGCGCTTCCCGACCGGCACGAGCGCCTCGCGCCCGCCCAGGAACGGTCGCAGCGCGGCGGGCAGCCGTACGGAGCCGTCGGCCTGCTGGTGGTTCTCCAGGATCATGATGATCGTCCGCGTCATGGCGCACAGCGTGCCGTTGAGCGTCGCCACCGGCGCCGTCCCGGTCTCGAACTTGGACCGGATGTTCAGGCGCCGGGCCTGGAACTGGGTGCAGTTCGACGTCGACGTGATCTCGCGGTAGCGCGACTGCGTCGGCAGCCAGCCGTAGCAGTCGTACTTGCGCGCGGCGCTCAGCCCGAGGTCGCCGCCCGCCAGCTCGAGCACCTGGTAGGGGATCTCGAGCGCGTCGATGAACTCCTTCTCCCAGCCCAGCAGGCGCTGGTGCTCCGCGTCGGCGTCCTCCGGCGCGCAGTAGACGAACATCTCGACCTTGTCGAACCAGTGCACCCGGAAGATCCCGCGGGTGTCCTTGCCGTACGAGCCGGCCTCGCGCCGGTAGCTCGGGCTGTAGCCGGCGTAGCGCAGCGGCAGGGATGCGGCGTCGAGCACCTCGTCGGAGTGGTACGCCGCGAGCGGCACCTCGGCGGTGCCCACGAGGTAGAGGTCGTCCTCCTCCAGGTGGTAGACGTCCTGCGCGGCCTGGCCCAGGAAGCCGGTGCCGGCCATCGCGGACGGCTTGACCAGCGCGGGCGGGATCATCGCGGTGAAGCCGTTGCGCAGCGCGGTGCTCATCGCGAGGTTCAGCAGGGCGAGCTCGAGCTCAGCCCCCTGCCCGGTGAGGAAGTAGAAGCGGGAGCCGGACACCTTGGCGCCGCGCTCGACGTCGATCGCGCCGAGCAGCTGACCCAGCTCGAGGTGGTCACGGGGCTCGAAGCCCTCCACGGCGAAGTCCCGGCGCTCGCCGTGCGTCTCGAGCACGACGTAGTCGTCCTCGCCACCCTCGGGGACCCCCGGCGCGACGAGGTTGCCGACCTGCTCCACCAGCCCGCCGAAGGCCGTGCCCAGCTCGCCGGCCATCGCCTCGGCCCGCTTGACCAGGTCGGAGAGCTCCTTGGTCCGCGCCATCAGCGCGACGCGCTCGTCGCCGGTGGCCTTGGGGATCTGGCGCCCGAGGTCCTTCTGCTCGGCCCGCAGCTGCTCGAAGCGCGTGATCGCGCCCCGGCGGGCCTCGTCGGCGGCCAGCAGCTGGTCGACGAGCTCGACCGACTCGCCGCGGGCGGCCTGGGAGGCACGGACGCGGTCAGGGTCGGTGCGCAGCACCTGGACGTCGATCACCCCGACAGACTAACGAGAGCCCTCCCCGAGACGGCGGCCGTTTCCCACGGGGCGAGGGGCTCGGGTGGGCACGTTCGTGCGTCGGGGTGCTGAGAAGGCCGCGATACTGGACCCACCATGGTCCGCCGCACCCCCTCGCTCTCGGCGGTCTCCGTCGCCGTCGTGCTGGGGCTCGCGTTCGTCGTGTGGACCGGCCTGGTCCTGGCCTTCCCGCCCGTCGCGCGAGCGGACCGGCTGCTGCTCGCCCCCACGCTGACGCCCGGCTCGGCGCTCGCCCAGATCAGCGCGGCCTTCTCGCTGCTCACCTACCCCGGCCTCGTCTTCGCCGCCGTCGCGGGGCTGGCCGTCTGGGCCTGGCAGCGCCGGCTGCGGCAGCTCTGCCTCGCGCTGGTGCTCATGATCGTGCTCGGCTGGGGCGGCTACGGCCTGGTCAAGCTCGCCGTCCGGCGCGCGCGACCCGAGCGGGCCCTCGACGTGCTCACCGCGACCGGCTACGCGTACCCCTCCGGCCACCTGACCGCGATCGTCTGCGGAACCATCGCGGTGGGCGCGGCGATGGCCGTGTCCCGCCGGCCTGTCCGCGCCCGCTTCGCCTGGCAGGTGGCCGCGATCGCCATCGTCGCGCTGGTCGCCCTCGACCGCTGGATCACCAGCGCGCACTGGATCTCCGACCTGGTCGGCGGGGCGCTGTTCGGTGGCCTGGTGGCCACGGTCTCGCTCCTGCTCGCCGGGGTGCACGTGCCGCTGCCGCACGACTTCGTCACCGAGATCGCCCGCTCGCGGGTGCCGCGGCCCGACGACCACGTGACCCGACGCGCCGCCGTCATCTACAACCCCGCCAAGGTCGTCGACTGGGTGACGTTCCGGCGCCAGGTCGAGTACGAGCTGAAGACCCGCGGCTGGGAGCGCACCCTGTTCCTGGAGACGACGCCCGAGGACTCCGGGCACGCGATGACCGCGTACGCCGTCCGCGAGGGCGTCGACCTGGTGCTGGGCGCCGGCGGCGACGGCACCGTCCGCGTCATCTGCTCCGGGCTGGCCGACACGGGGATCCCGTTCGGGCTGATCCCGGCGGGCACCGGCAACCTGCTGGCCAAGAACATCGGCATCCCGCTCGACGCCGCCCTCGCCCTCGACGTCGCGCTCGACGGCGAGGACAAGCCGATCGACCTGGTCGGCCTGACGATCGACGGTCACACCCGCCACACCTTCGCGGTGATGGCGGGCATCGGGGTCGACGCCGCGATCATGGAGAGCACGAACGCCGACCTCAAGAAGGCGGTCGGCTCGGCCGCCTACTTCGTCGCCGCCGCGCAGAACGCCAACCACAAGGCGCTCCTGACCCGGATCCAGGTCGACGACGGCGAGGTCGTGGAACGGCTCGCCCACGTGATCGTCGTCGGGAACGTGGGCTTCCTGCAGGGCAACCTGCCGCTCATCCCCG comes from the Microlunatus antarcticus genome and includes:
- the serS gene encoding serine--tRNA ligase, coding for MIDVQVLRTDPDRVRASQAARGESVELVDQLLAADEARRGAITRFEQLRAEQKDLGRQIPKATGDERVALMARTKELSDLVKRAEAMAGELGTAFGGLVEQVGNLVAPGVPEGGEDDYVVLETHGERRDFAVEGFEPRDHLELGQLLGAIDVERGAKVSGSRFYFLTGQGAELELALLNLAMSTALRNGFTAMIPPALVKPSAMAGTGFLGQAAQDVYHLEEDDLYLVGTAEVPLAAYHSDEVLDAASLPLRYAGYSPSYRREAGSYGKDTRGIFRVHWFDKVEMFVYCAPEDADAEHQRLLGWEKEFIDALEIPYQVLELAGGDLGLSAARKYDCYGWLPTQSRYREITSTSNCTQFQARRLNIRSKFETGTAPVATLNGTLCAMTRTIIMILENHQQADGSVRLPAALRPFLGGREALVPVGKR
- a CDS encoding bifunctional phosphatase PAP2/diacylglycerol kinase family protein; the encoded protein is MVRRTPSLSAVSVAVVLGLAFVVWTGLVLAFPPVARADRLLLAPTLTPGSALAQISAAFSLLTYPGLVFAAVAGLAVWAWQRRLRQLCLALVLMIVLGWGGYGLVKLAVRRARPERALDVLTATGYAYPSGHLTAIVCGTIAVGAAMAVSRRPVRARFAWQVAAIAIVALVALDRWITSAHWISDLVGGALFGGLVATVSLLLAGVHVPLPHDFVTEIARSRVPRPDDHVTRRAAVIYNPAKVVDWVTFRRQVEYELKTRGWERTLFLETTPEDSGHAMTAYAVREGVDLVLGAGGDGTVRVICSGLADTGIPFGLIPAGTGNLLAKNIGIPLDAALALDVALDGEDKPIDLVGLTIDGHTRHTFAVMAGIGVDAAIMESTNADLKKAVGSAAYFVAAAQNANHKALLTRIQVDDGEVVERLAHVIVVGNVGFLQGNLPLIPDARPDDGLLDVLIASPVTFRDWARVFRRVVTRRHREDAQLDRFTGRKVTITVDRRDAYQLDGDTAGDCRTLTAEVRPGALVVRVPREAATPRATSAELVEVGAAAEPQDRTPTAG
- a CDS encoding HAD family hydrolase gives rise to the protein MTSTWPEGHPGWRPRLVALDVDGTVVDRDGMLSAAMADAIGRVIAAGVPVVLATGRSWHSTVDLVEQLGLPPGLTVCSNGAVIVSYPPQEIVQAITFDPREVIERVEEFAPGTLIAVEEIGRGYRLNDHFPEGDLTGELVVQSAEELSALPVTRVILRDPRRSVEEFIALASHLGLQGVTYFVGWSAWLDIAPEGVNKATALAQIAADLGVKAEDVLAAGDGRNDIEMLQWAGRGVALPEAPPEVRAVADAVSVPFDEGGLVPELLRWFG